The following coding sequences lie in one Thermodesulforhabdus norvegica genomic window:
- the rplK gene encoding 50S ribosomal protein L11: MAKKVIANIKLQVPAGQANPSPPIGPALGQHGVNIMEFCKAFNAKTQGQEGMIIPVVITVYADRSFTFVTKTPPASVLLKKAAQIAKGSSEPNRVKVGTVTREQVKEIAQLKLPDLNARDLDAAIRTIEGTARSMGIEIVD, from the coding sequence ATGGCTAAAAAGGTGATTGCCAACATAAAGCTTCAGGTTCCCGCAGGACAGGCAAATCCGTCCCCTCCTATCGGACCTGCCCTGGGTCAGCATGGTGTTAACATTATGGAGTTTTGTAAGGCTTTTAACGCCAAGACTCAGGGGCAGGAGGGTATGATCATTCCCGTGGTCATAACCGTCTATGCCGATAGGTCTTTTACCTTTGTTACCAAGACTCCTCCCGCTTCCGTGCTTTTGAAGAAGGCTGCTCAAATAGCCAAAGGTTCAAGCGAGCCCAACAGGGTAAAGGTGGGAACGGTGACGCGCGAACAGGTCAAGGAGATAGCACAGCTTAAGCTTCCCGATCTTAATGCAAGGGATCTGGATGCGGCAATTCGAACGATTGAAGGTACTGCACGAAGCATGGGTATAGAGATAGTGGACTAA
- the rplA gene encoding 50S ribosomal protein L1, translating into MAKRGKKYLAAKAKVDPTRRYSFEEAVKLALECSYANFDETVDIAVRLGVDPRHADQMVRGSVVLPNGLGRQVRVLVFAKGEKVQEALDAGADYAGGEEYIEKIQKEGWLEFDKTVATPDMMGAVGKIGKILGPRGLMPNAKLGTVTFDVARAVKEIKAGKLDFRVDKAGIVHAPMGKVSFGPEKLLQNMAAFIDTLIRLKPAASKGTYIRGVAVSTTMGPGIKVDPNDVRVLLGTLEQ; encoded by the coding sequence ATGGCAAAGCGAGGCAAAAAGTATCTTGCTGCGAAGGCTAAGGTTGACCCGACCAGAAGGTATTCCTTTGAAGAAGCCGTTAAACTGGCTCTTGAATGTTCCTACGCCAACTTTGATGAAACCGTCGATATTGCCGTGCGCCTGGGAGTAGACCCCAGACACGCCGATCAGATGGTTCGTGGAAGCGTGGTTCTTCCCAACGGACTCGGCAGACAGGTCAGGGTATTGGTCTTTGCGAAGGGCGAAAAGGTTCAGGAAGCTCTCGATGCGGGCGCAGATTATGCGGGCGGCGAGGAATACATAGAAAAAATCCAGAAGGAAGGCTGGCTGGAGTTTGATAAAACCGTCGCCACACCGGACATGATGGGAGCCGTCGGAAAGATCGGAAAGATTCTCGGACCTAGAGGTCTTATGCCCAATGCCAAACTCGGAACTGTAACCTTTGATGTGGCCAGGGCCGTTAAGGAGATCAAGGCAGGGAAGCTTGATTTCAGAGTGGATAAGGCCGGTATTGTCCATGCTCCCATGGGCAAGGTTTCCTTCGGGCCCGAAAAACTTCTTCAAAACATGGCGGCCTTTATAGATACGCTGATAAGGTTAAAACCGGCGGCTTCCAAGGGTACCTACATAAGAGGCGTTGCCGTCTCGACCACAATGGGTCCCGGGATAAAGGTTGATCCCAATGACGTCAGGGTTCTGCTTGGAACCCTTGAACAGTAG